One genomic region from Ornithinimicrobium flavum encodes:
- a CDS encoding NADH-quinone oxidoreductase subunit N yields the protein MLGGLLFKAGGAPAHFWVPDAAQGAGGTVAAFLTTVPKIGAVIAAYRLVELLPDTLAWPLLVALLAVASMTLGNLAAYWQTDPRRLLGWSTVSQVGYLLVPVAVAGRSDLALPSLLLYLAGYTVTNLSAFAVTTAFPQRRELRSYRGMGRAHPWLGAALVVALLGLVGTPPTVVFVGKLTTTAAAWDAGYAWLAVLVLVNTVASLFYYLRWIAPLYTHQETAGHHQQDAGTEGRWSRSAAIGTAALSLLLGIGAGALWATFSL from the coding sequence GTGCTGGGCGGGCTGCTGTTCAAGGCCGGAGGAGCACCCGCGCACTTCTGGGTCCCCGACGCTGCCCAGGGTGCCGGCGGGACCGTCGCGGCGTTCCTCACCACCGTGCCCAAGATCGGGGCCGTGATCGCGGCATACCGGCTCGTCGAGCTGCTTCCCGACACCCTGGCCTGGCCGTTGCTGGTCGCGCTGCTGGCCGTGGCCAGCATGACGCTGGGCAACCTCGCCGCCTACTGGCAGACCGACCCGCGACGCCTGCTGGGCTGGTCCACGGTCAGCCAGGTCGGCTACCTGCTCGTGCCGGTCGCGGTCGCCGGACGCAGCGACCTCGCCCTGCCCTCGCTGCTGCTCTACCTCGCCGGCTACACCGTCACCAACCTCTCGGCGTTCGCGGTCACCACCGCCTTCCCCCAGCGGCGCGAGCTGCGCTCCTACCGGGGCATGGGCAGAGCCCATCCGTGGCTGGGCGCAGCCCTGGTCGTGGCGCTCCTCGGCCTCGTCGGCACCCCGCCCACCGTGGTCTTCGTCGGAAAGTTGACCACCACCGCCGCGGCCTGGGACGCCGGGTACGCCTGGCTGGCCGTGCTCGTCCTCGTCAACACCGTCGCCAGCCTCTTCTACTACCTGCGCTGGATCGCGCCCCTCTACACCCACCAGGAGACAGCGGGGCACCACCAGCAGGACGCCGGCACAGAAGGCCGGTGGTCGCGCAGCGCTGCGATCGGGACCGCAGCGCTTAGCCTTCTCCTCGGCATCGGAGCCGGAGCCCTCTGGGCCACCTTCTCCCTGTGA
- the lnt gene encoding apolipoprotein N-acyltransferase, which translates to MTAAGPPVPGDVLRARRGTAPGGRALTDEASSGAARARRRARRVEAHGVSAAPGWVARLLLGLLGGVALWLAFPGYDVWWLAPVGCAALALATAGARPWVGAAAGLLLGLTWFAPMFTWAATYAGAPAWLAMSLLSALYPAALGALLAGLQRGGAVRPVVGAAAWVLMEWARSVTPFGGFPWARLGFSQADSPMLGAASVVAVTGLGFLIALVGGLLALSVQGARAREGRGWPRMVTPLGAAVVLVVAPALVPRPVSGETLTVAAVQGDIPEGYDRTLSADPGTMLARYTERTEDLAAGVRSGALPAPDLVLWPEGATDLDPLDPGVGPVAEARIRVATDAVDAPVVLGGLSRRAGAGAAANMVFSYLPDQGLDQTYRKVYLAPFGEVMPLRPLVRHLSPWVDRIEDLVPGERPGVMPVPARDGRPVVLGLAVCFEVAVDRALRDVVIGGAELLVVPTSNAWFGRGDQSVQHLAISRVRAVEYGRSVAHVSNVGVSALIAPDGTVTERTAAFTEATLLARLSLRTEATLAVSTGPWVVPGAAAIVALAAAQPRRSRRQDRTGTHSS; encoded by the coding sequence ATGACGGCCGCAGGGCCACCGGTTCCCGGCGACGTCCTGCGAGCGAGAAGGGGCACCGCACCGGGCGGCCGGGCGCTCACCGACGAGGCAAGCAGCGGCGCAGCACGGGCACGGCGCCGGGCACGGCGGGTCGAGGCGCATGGCGTCTCCGCTGCGCCAGGCTGGGTCGCTCGGCTGCTGCTGGGCCTGCTGGGAGGTGTCGCGCTGTGGCTGGCGTTCCCCGGGTATGACGTCTGGTGGCTGGCACCTGTCGGCTGTGCTGCCCTGGCCCTGGCGACCGCCGGCGCGCGACCGTGGGTAGGTGCAGCCGCGGGACTGCTGCTGGGGCTGACCTGGTTCGCCCCGATGTTCACCTGGGCCGCCACCTACGCCGGGGCCCCGGCCTGGCTGGCGATGAGCCTGCTGTCCGCGCTCTACCCGGCAGCGCTGGGGGCGCTGCTGGCCGGGTTGCAACGTGGGGGTGCGGTCCGGCCGGTCGTGGGCGCCGCCGCATGGGTGCTGATGGAGTGGGCCCGCTCGGTGACCCCCTTCGGCGGCTTCCCGTGGGCCAGGCTGGGGTTCAGCCAGGCTGACTCACCGATGCTGGGCGCCGCCAGCGTCGTGGCCGTCACGGGGCTCGGGTTTCTCATCGCCCTGGTCGGCGGCTTGCTGGCCCTGAGCGTGCAGGGGGCCCGAGCCCGCGAGGGCCGCGGCTGGCCGAGGATGGTGACCCCGCTGGGAGCGGCGGTCGTGTTGGTGGTGGCGCCGGCGCTGGTGCCACGCCCGGTCTCGGGGGAGACGCTGACCGTGGCGGCGGTGCAGGGCGACATCCCGGAGGGGTACGACCGGACCCTGTCTGCGGACCCGGGGACCATGCTGGCCCGCTACACCGAGCGCACGGAGGACCTGGCCGCTGGGGTCCGGTCAGGGGCGCTGCCCGCTCCCGACCTGGTGCTGTGGCCCGAGGGCGCCACCGACCTGGATCCCCTCGACCCCGGGGTCGGCCCGGTGGCGGAAGCGCGCATCAGGGTGGCCACGGACGCGGTGGACGCACCGGTGGTGCTCGGCGGCCTCTCCCGCAGGGCAGGGGCGGGCGCCGCGGCGAACATGGTCTTCAGCTACCTGCCCGACCAGGGACTGGACCAGACCTACCGCAAGGTCTACCTGGCGCCGTTCGGCGAGGTGATGCCCCTGCGCCCGCTGGTGCGCCATCTGAGCCCCTGGGTCGACCGCATCGAGGACCTCGTCCCGGGCGAGCGCCCCGGTGTCATGCCGGTTCCGGCGCGTGATGGCCGGCCGGTGGTTCTCGGCCTGGCGGTCTGCTTCGAGGTCGCGGTCGACCGGGCGCTGCGGGACGTGGTGATCGGCGGTGCCGAGCTGCTCGTCGTGCCCACGAGCAACGCCTGGTTCGGTCGGGGCGACCAGTCCGTGCAGCACCTGGCCATCTCGCGGGTGCGAGCCGTGGAGTACGGGCGGTCGGTCGCGCACGTCAGCAACGTCGGTGTCTCCGCCCTGATCGCCCCCGACGGCACCGTCACCGAACGCACGGCCGCCTTCACCGAGGCGACGCTGCTCGCCCGTCTCTCCTTGCGCACCGAAGCCACTCTGGCGGTGAGCACAGGACCGTGGGTCGTCCCCGGCGCCGCCGCCATCGTGGCGCTGGCCGCGGCCCAGCCCCGGAGGTCGCGCCGACAGGACCGAACGGGCACGCACTCGTCATGA
- the lgt gene encoding prolipoprotein diacylglyceryl transferase, whose translation MRLLTEVPYPDLPSSFDVGPLTVYWYGVMYAVGFLLAWVLGTVLARRTGSGWSADQVSDLILYSIVGVVVGGRLGYTLFYGLENAVADPVSVLRIYEGGMSFHGGLLGVLVALGLYARRAGRSFFAVSDFVAPLVPPGLFFGRIGNFINAELWGKETAVPWGMVFPGAGGEPRHPTMLYEALLEGLLLFGVLWWYTRRSPPVGAVSGLFLLLYGVVRVLVEFLRVPDAHLGYLALEWVTMGQVLSAPMVVVGGYLLWSAHRKPSTIDPPGAARDRGQAHPDKSVKRVRHVRGGRDAAHRTVHRSRG comes from the coding sequence GTGAGACTGCTGACCGAGGTCCCCTACCCGGACCTGCCATCGTCGTTCGACGTCGGTCCCCTCACGGTGTACTGGTACGGCGTCATGTACGCCGTCGGGTTCCTGCTTGCCTGGGTCCTGGGAACTGTCCTGGCCAGACGAACCGGCTCAGGGTGGAGCGCTGACCAGGTCAGCGACCTGATCCTCTACAGCATCGTCGGTGTCGTCGTGGGCGGCCGCCTCGGGTACACCCTGTTCTACGGGCTCGAGAACGCGGTGGCCGACCCGGTCAGTGTCCTGCGCATCTATGAGGGAGGTATGTCCTTCCACGGGGGTCTGCTGGGCGTGCTGGTGGCGCTGGGGCTTTACGCACGTCGCGCCGGGCGCAGCTTCTTCGCTGTCAGCGACTTCGTGGCACCACTGGTTCCCCCGGGGCTGTTCTTCGGCCGGATCGGTAACTTCATCAACGCAGAGCTGTGGGGAAAGGAGACCGCCGTCCCGTGGGGCATGGTCTTTCCCGGCGCCGGAGGCGAGCCCCGCCACCCCACCATGCTGTACGAGGCCCTTCTCGAAGGTTTGCTCCTGTTCGGCGTCCTGTGGTGGTACACACGTCGCAGCCCCCCGGTTGGTGCTGTCTCGGGTCTGTTCCTCCTGCTCTACGGTGTGGTCCGCGTCCTCGTGGAGTTCCTCCGGGTGCCCGACGCCCACCTGGGTTACCTCGCCCTGGAGTGGGTCACCATGGGCCAGGTGCTCTCGGCGCCCATGGTCGTGGTGGGCGGCTACCTTCTGTGGAGCGCCCACCGGAAGCCGTCAACCATCGACCCACCAGGGGCGGCACGGGACCGTGGGCAGGCGCACCCTGACAAGTCAGTCAAGCGGGTGAGGCACGTTCGCGGGGGGCGCGATGCTGCTCACCGTACGGTCCACAGGAGCAGGGGATGA
- a CDS encoding NADH-quinone oxidoreductase subunit NuoK, whose protein sequence is MTLEATLLIAAAIFSVGLYGAISQQVVVMVMMGLELMINAVILAAAGFWWFLAPAPTGQVLLLVVIAAMTLEMAMGFAVATLLHRERQADVTDMATDLTR, encoded by the coding sequence ATGACCCTGGAGGCGACCCTGCTCATCGCCGCCGCCATCTTCTCCGTCGGCCTGTACGGCGCGATCTCCCAGCAGGTCGTGGTGATGGTGATGATGGGCCTGGAGCTGATGATCAACGCGGTCATCCTGGCCGCGGCCGGGTTCTGGTGGTTCCTGGCGCCCGCCCCGACCGGGCAGGTCCTGCTCCTGGTGGTGATCGCGGCGATGACCCTGGAGATGGCCATGGGCTTCGCGGTCGCCACCCTGCTGCACCGGGAGCGGCAGGCCGACGTGACCGACATGGCCACGGACCTGACCCGATGA
- a CDS encoding NADH-quinone oxidoreductase subunit J: MVADIAFWGLGLVAVISGAAVFYVDSMARATYALALSFIAVGLQVLFLQQNYVGVVTVLMMVMEMAVMAVYMVMFMGMNPALMPMSMVHSNRTAVATAVLTFLVLAAGILLVDWPTRRASPPPDVTVALGEALMGPKMLVMAVISPAMVATIVAGVVLAAHRTRYDRFGDDLKQRTPEDPQPGGVGR; encoded by the coding sequence GTGGTCGCAGACATCGCCTTCTGGGGCCTCGGTCTGGTCGCCGTGATCAGCGGCGCCGCGGTCTTCTACGTCGACTCGATGGCCCGCGCCACGTACGCGCTCGCACTGTCCTTTATCGCCGTGGGCCTGCAGGTGCTCTTCCTGCAGCAGAACTACGTCGGCGTGGTGACCGTCCTGATGATGGTCATGGAGATGGCTGTCATGGCCGTCTACATGGTCATGTTCATGGGCATGAACCCCGCCCTGATGCCGATGAGCATGGTCCACAGCAACAGAACGGCCGTCGCGACAGCGGTCCTCACCTTCCTGGTGCTCGCGGCGGGCATCCTCCTGGTGGACTGGCCCACCCGCCGCGCCAGTCCCCCGCCGGACGTCACCGTGGCCCTCGGCGAGGCCCTGATGGGGCCCAAGATGCTCGTAATGGCCGTGATCAGCCCGGCCATGGTCGCCACCATCGTGGCCGGCGTCGTGCTCGCGGCGCACCGCACCCGGTACGACCGGTTCGGCGACGACCTCAAGCAGCGCACCCCCGAGGACCCCCAGCCGGGAGGTGTGGGCCGATGA
- a CDS encoding potassium channel family protein, which yields MTTLAGIVVIGVGLHDMFHTPLHPTGQGRLSRMVLAGMWKVSKATGHRLGSTVGPLAMVAVILVWVLLQLLGWALIYLPHVPGGFMYSSGVDPADYPDVVEAVYLSAVTLSTLGYGDMVATDLWIRTTSPLQALTGFALLTAALTWFTQTYPPLSRRRALALELKGLADSGWADSVDDADPAVLTRVLDTLAAEVVTVGSTSPSTPRASTSRNVTPTSPWHVSCPTS from the coding sequence GTGACGACCCTCGCCGGGATCGTGGTGATCGGCGTCGGTCTGCACGACATGTTCCACACGCCGCTGCACCCCACGGGTCAGGGGCGCCTGAGCCGGATGGTGCTGGCCGGGATGTGGAAAGTCTCGAAGGCGACCGGGCACCGCCTCGGCTCTACCGTGGGGCCGCTGGCGATGGTTGCGGTCATCCTGGTGTGGGTGCTGCTGCAGCTGCTCGGGTGGGCGTTGATCTACCTGCCGCACGTCCCCGGGGGGTTCATGTACTCCTCCGGGGTGGACCCGGCGGACTATCCCGACGTCGTCGAGGCGGTGTACCTGTCGGCTGTCACGCTGAGCACGCTGGGGTACGGGGACATGGTGGCGACGGACCTGTGGATCCGGACCACTTCCCCTCTGCAGGCCCTGACCGGGTTCGCCCTGCTCACCGCTGCCCTGACGTGGTTCACCCAGACCTATCCACCGCTGTCCCGCCGTCGCGCCCTCGCGCTCGAGCTCAAGGGCCTGGCCGACAGCGGGTGGGCAGACAGCGTTGACGACGCCGACCCCGCCGTGCTCACCCGGGTCCTTGACACCCTCGCGGCGGAGGTGGTCACGGTGGGATCGACTTCGCCCAGCACACCGAGGGCTTCTACTTCCAGGAACGTGACCCCGACCTCGCCCTGGCACGTCAGCTGCCCTACGTCCTGA
- the ccsA gene encoding cytochrome c biogenesis protein CcsA, whose amino-acid sequence MVVLVAGKIWYTEASQLMPALDNTMWLTIHVTLATLSVALFVIGAALAVTYLLRDAAERKSRVRGWLAALPQAEKLEAMTYGMHIFAFPLWTFTLITGAIWAEVAWGRYWGWDPKEVWTFVIWVVYAAYLHSRATSSWTKRQATYVALTGMLCVIINYTVVNLLITGLHSYSGVA is encoded by the coding sequence ATGGTGGTGCTCGTCGCAGGCAAGATCTGGTACACCGAGGCCTCCCAGCTGATGCCCGCCCTCGACAACACCATGTGGCTGACAATCCACGTCACCCTGGCCACCCTGTCGGTCGCGCTGTTCGTCATCGGCGCCGCGCTCGCGGTCACCTACCTGCTCCGGGACGCGGCCGAGCGCAAGAGCCGGGTCCGCGGCTGGCTGGCCGCGCTGCCCCAGGCCGAAAAGCTGGAGGCGATGACCTACGGGATGCACATCTTCGCCTTCCCGCTGTGGACTTTCACCCTCATCACCGGCGCCATCTGGGCCGAGGTCGCCTGGGGCCGCTACTGGGGCTGGGACCCCAAGGAGGTCTGGACCTTCGTCATCTGGGTCGTGTACGCCGCCTACCTGCACTCGCGCGCCACCAGCAGCTGGACCAAGCGGCAAGCCACCTACGTCGCGCTCACCGGCATGCTCTGCGTCATCATCAACTACACCGTGGTCAACCTGCTCATCACCGGCCTCCACTCCTACTCCGGCGTGGCGTAG
- a CDS encoding proton-conducting transporter membrane subunit codes for MSPSMAQAALWLLVLLPAVVGGALALSRLERAAAPTSLATAGLTTALSLLVALARPQVSMPFMAGSDLALGVDALSALVVPTVAVVTLLVLLFSAGEIRRSRARFHGLMLVFASSALVTATAQTLPALLFAWEVMGATSFALIGFWWREQHRVSAGITAFVTTRAADVGLYLAAGAALAGGAGLALADLSESSEGWRHVVAAGVLVAALGKAAQLPFSFWLSRAMEGPSPVSALLHSAAMVAMGGYLLLRTEPLLASTGWAAPAAAWTGAVTALLLGAVALAQADLKQLLAASTSAQLGFVVMGAGLGSVGGGAAHLVAHASTKALLFLAAGAWLTALGTKHLTGLRGVGRRWPLVGWASTLGVLSLAGVAPLALWATKDAVLAAALARSPWLYAVGLAAAALSAAYAGKILVVLWRPVPAAERAVVEGHLDEEERGTGRVGVLERAPMVVLAAGALVLGLLALPPVGDTLARALGEEPLHPTLVEMLTSAGIALAVLALVWWHPAPRPGWAQDWLGLEPATRALVVRPTLALAQAAAHFDDHALDRAVTGSAAGALGLARRAAGFDDRVLDGAVESVSRASMEAAQRAGRADDRWLDGAVERLAARVRQLGRLARRPQSGQLHHYYVQAVAVLAVGVLLLLTVR; via the coding sequence ATGAGCCCGTCGATGGCCCAGGCCGCTCTCTGGCTGCTCGTGCTGCTGCCCGCGGTCGTCGGCGGCGCACTGGCCCTCTCGCGTCTCGAGCGTGCCGCGGCGCCCACGTCCCTGGCCACGGCCGGCCTCACCACTGCCCTCTCGCTGCTCGTGGCCCTGGCCCGACCGCAGGTGTCGATGCCGTTCATGGCCGGCAGTGACCTGGCCCTCGGTGTGGACGCGCTGTCGGCGCTGGTCGTGCCGACCGTGGCGGTCGTCACCCTGCTGGTGCTGCTCTTCTCGGCCGGTGAGATCCGGCGGTCGCGGGCACGGTTCCACGGGCTCATGCTCGTCTTCGCCTCCAGCGCGCTGGTGACCGCCACCGCGCAGACGCTGCCCGCGCTGCTGTTCGCCTGGGAGGTCATGGGCGCGACGTCGTTCGCGCTGATCGGGTTCTGGTGGCGCGAGCAGCACCGGGTTTCCGCGGGGATCACCGCCTTCGTGACCACCCGGGCGGCGGACGTCGGTCTCTACCTCGCGGCCGGGGCGGCCCTGGCCGGTGGAGCCGGGCTGGCGCTGGCCGACCTGTCTGAGAGCAGCGAGGGGTGGCGGCACGTGGTGGCGGCCGGTGTCCTGGTCGCGGCCCTGGGCAAGGCGGCCCAGCTGCCGTTCTCGTTCTGGCTGTCCCGGGCGATGGAGGGCCCGAGCCCGGTCAGTGCGCTGCTGCACTCGGCCGCGATGGTCGCCATGGGCGGCTACCTGCTGCTGCGCACCGAGCCGCTGCTCGCCTCCACGGGCTGGGCCGCCCCGGCCGCGGCCTGGACCGGCGCGGTGACCGCGCTGCTGCTCGGCGCCGTGGCGCTGGCCCAGGCGGACCTCAAGCAGCTGCTGGCGGCCTCCACCTCGGCCCAGCTGGGGTTCGTGGTGATGGGCGCCGGGCTGGGCTCGGTCGGCGGCGGTGCGGCACACCTGGTGGCGCACGCCTCCACCAAGGCGCTGCTGTTCCTGGCCGCCGGCGCCTGGCTCACCGCGCTGGGCACCAAGCACCTGACCGGCCTGCGGGGGGTCGGCCGGCGCTGGCCGCTGGTGGGGTGGGCCAGCACGCTCGGGGTGCTCTCGCTGGCCGGGGTCGCACCCCTGGCCCTGTGGGCCACCAAGGACGCCGTCCTGGCCGCGGCCCTGGCGCGCTCACCCTGGTTGTATGCCGTGGGACTGGCCGCCGCCGCCCTGTCGGCCGCCTACGCCGGCAAGATCCTGGTCGTCCTGTGGCGGCCCGTCCCTGCCGCGGAGCGCGCCGTGGTCGAGGGGCACCTCGACGAGGAGGAGCGCGGCACGGGCCGCGTCGGAGTGCTCGAACGCGCACCGATGGTCGTGCTCGCCGCGGGTGCGCTGGTCCTCGGTCTGCTCGCACTGCCACCGGTGGGCGACACGCTCGCCCGCGCGCTCGGGGAGGAACCGCTGCACCCCACCCTCGTGGAGATGCTCACCTCGGCGGGGATCGCGCTGGCCGTGCTGGCGCTCGTCTGGTGGCATCCAGCGCCCCGCCCCGGGTGGGCGCAGGATTGGCTGGGTCTGGAGCCGGCGACCCGGGCTCTCGTCGTCCGGCCGACCCTGGCGCTGGCACAGGCGGCGGCGCACTTCGACGACCACGCTCTGGACCGGGCCGTGACCGGGTCCGCGGCGGGCGCCCTCGGTCTGGCGCGCCGGGCAGCGGGGTTCGACGACCGGGTGCTCGACGGCGCCGTGGAGTCCGTCTCCCGGGCGAGCATGGAGGCGGCCCAGCGGGCCGGGCGCGCGGACGACCGGTGGCTCGACGGCGCCGTGGAGCGGCTCGCGGCACGGGTACGCCAGCTCGGCCGGCTGGCGCGACGCCCGCAGAGCGGACAGCTGCACCACTACTACGTCCAGGCCGTCGCGGTCCTCGCGGTCGGCGTCCTGCTCCTGCTCACGGTGAGGTGA
- a CDS encoding NADH-quinone oxidoreductase subunit A: protein MYLGVVVMAVAAVVPVLVLYGLHRRTAVTPDPLEVLPFESGWIPEQHALSRYHVRWYLATLLFLAFDVEMLFMYPWAVVVAEIGTTAVVEMFLFLAALFVAVLWAWREGALRWV, encoded by the coding sequence ATGTACCTGGGTGTCGTCGTGATGGCCGTCGCCGCCGTCGTACCCGTGCTTGTGCTGTACGGGCTGCACCGTCGGACGGCGGTCACGCCGGATCCCCTCGAAGTGCTCCCGTTCGAGTCGGGCTGGATTCCCGAGCAGCACGCGCTGTCCCGGTACCACGTGCGGTGGTACCTGGCGACCCTCCTCTTTCTCGCCTTCGACGTCGAGATGTTGTTCATGTACCCCTGGGCCGTCGTCGTCGCCGAGATCGGCACCACGGCGGTCGTCGAGATGTTCCTCTTCCTCGCTGCGTTGTTCGTCGCCGTCCTCTGGGCGTGGCGGGAAGGTGCCCTGCGATGGGTCTGA
- a CDS encoding DUF305 domain-containing protein: MAVMMSQMCLEKAVHDELIATCEAIIATQTAEIETMQGWLMDWYGLEHMPDMTGMESMHRLHDLDGEEFEIAFMRSMIRHHWGAIREAEKCLDRAEHEDLLAQCEEIKSVQLGEIEMMQTWLREWYALPGGRPTSTA; the protein is encoded by the coding sequence ATGGCCGTCATGATGAGTCAGATGTGCCTGGAGAAGGCTGTCCATGACGAGCTGATCGCCACCTGCGAGGCCATCATCGCCACGCAGACCGCGGAGATCGAGACCATGCAGGGCTGGCTCATGGACTGGTACGGCCTCGAGCACATGCCCGACATGACGGGGATGGAGTCGATGCACCGTCTCCACGACCTTGACGGGGAAGAGTTCGAGATCGCGTTCATGCGCTCGATGATCCGACACCACTGGGGTGCGATCCGGGAGGCGGAGAAGTGCCTCGACCGGGCCGAGCACGAGGACCTGCTGGCCCAGTGCGAGGAGATCAAGAGCGTCCAGCTCGGCGAGATCGAGATGATGCAGACCTGGCTGCGGGAGTGGTACGCCCTACCCGGCGGCCGCCCGACCAGCACCGCCTGA
- a CDS encoding heavy-metal-associated domain-containing protein, producing MTTQTYRVLGLTCGECLARILDSVRSLSGVQAVAVNLVGGGGRARLRVAARHALDTETVTRAVEGAGFVMDVASSRRAAPMVRGAGAGSSPPPGGPGDRRHPPGVDALPVAAGRPL from the coding sequence ATGACCACGCAGACGTACCGGGTGCTCGGTCTGACCTGCGGTGAGTGCCTGGCCCGGATTCTGGACAGCGTGCGCAGCCTGAGCGGTGTGCAGGCGGTCGCCGTGAACCTTGTCGGAGGTGGTGGCCGCGCGCGCCTGAGGGTCGCAGCACGGCATGCTCTTGACACCGAGACCGTCACACGGGCCGTCGAGGGGGCCGGCTTCGTCATGGATGTCGCATCGTCGCGCCGGGCAGCTCCGATGGTCCGAGGCGCGGGAGCAGGCTCATCACCACCGCCGGGGGGTCCGGGGGACCGCCGTCACCCTCCGGGCGTTGATGCGCTGCCCGTCGCTGCGGGACGGCCCTTGTGA
- a CDS encoding four-helix bundle copper-binding protein, whose translation MTHHVTTMLQTYPKDIGSIDQEKLAECIEACFECAQTCTACADACLAEDMVADLVTCIRKNLDCADVCAATGNVLSRQTGNNVETTRAALEACRTACRACAEECEQHAQMHEHCRVCAETCRRCETACAELLASLS comes from the coding sequence ATGACCCACCACGTGACCACGATGCTGCAGACCTACCCCAAGGACATCGGCTCGATCGACCAGGAGAAGCTCGCCGAGTGCATCGAGGCGTGCTTCGAGTGCGCCCAGACCTGCACCGCCTGCGCGGATGCGTGTCTGGCCGAGGACATGGTGGCCGACCTGGTCACCTGCATCCGCAAGAACCTGGACTGCGCCGACGTCTGCGCCGCGACCGGCAACGTCCTGTCCCGGCAGACCGGGAACAACGTCGAGACCACCCGGGCGGCGCTGGAGGCCTGCCGCACCGCGTGTCGGGCCTGCGCCGAGGAGTGCGAGCAGCACGCGCAGATGCACGAGCACTGCCGGGTGTGCGCAGAAACCTGCCGACGCTGCGAGACCGCGTGCGCCGAGCTCCTCGCCAGCCTCAGCTGA
- a CDS encoding complex I subunit 4 family protein, whose translation MLSLIVFLPLAAALALMALPRLGDGAARWAWVAVAAADVALVAALWLAYEPPAAGRLAFEERAQWIPGVNSSYHVGVDGLSLPLVAMTTVVFLACAVFALRSGDRPRTQAALFLFLQSVSLGLFVAADLILFFLFFDLSIVGMYFVIAGWGHGDAGRSAMKFFLYTFLGSLALLAGFIGLYVAADPHTFDMVELAEQTPLEGSSTAGAWVLGAILLGLAVKTPTVPFHTWLPPAHTDAPAIGSAVLAGVLLKMGTYGFVRIAMPMLPGAWRAWAWVIVVVGIVSVVYGALVALAQTDFKRMVAYTSVNHMGYVVLAVGAAGIVADDTVQARSVAVTGAVTQMVSHGLVTAALFLIAGVMWERAGTYDMGAYGGLADRAPRLAALFAVGAFASLGLPGLSGFIAEFQIFTGSIAAAPVTAVALLGILITAALFLRALQRIFTGATQGASVGFGDLRPAELWAIGPLLALSLLIGVLPRLLLDVIEPAAQVLVQLVGR comes from the coding sequence GTGCTCAGTCTGATCGTCTTCCTGCCCCTTGCCGCCGCGCTGGCTCTGATGGCCCTGCCACGGCTGGGCGACGGGGCGGCACGGTGGGCCTGGGTGGCCGTGGCCGCCGCAGACGTTGCCCTCGTCGCTGCGCTGTGGCTGGCCTACGAGCCACCGGCCGCAGGTCGACTGGCGTTCGAGGAACGCGCCCAGTGGATCCCTGGGGTGAACAGCAGCTACCACGTCGGGGTGGACGGGCTGTCGCTGCCCCTGGTGGCGATGACGACGGTGGTCTTCCTGGCCTGCGCGGTCTTCGCGCTGCGCAGCGGCGACCGGCCGAGGACCCAGGCGGCGCTGTTCCTGTTCCTGCAGAGCGTGAGCCTGGGGCTCTTCGTCGCCGCCGACCTGATCCTGTTCTTCCTCTTCTTCGACCTGTCCATCGTCGGCATGTACTTCGTGATCGCCGGGTGGGGACACGGGGATGCGGGCCGGTCGGCGATGAAGTTCTTCCTCTACACCTTCCTGGGCTCCCTAGCCCTGCTCGCCGGTTTCATCGGCCTCTACGTCGCTGCCGACCCGCACACCTTCGACATGGTGGAGCTGGCCGAGCAGACCCCGCTGGAGGGGTCCTCGACCGCCGGGGCGTGGGTGCTGGGCGCGATCCTCCTCGGGCTGGCCGTCAAGACGCCCACGGTGCCGTTCCACACCTGGCTGCCCCCGGCGCACACCGACGCCCCAGCCATCGGCTCGGCCGTCCTGGCCGGCGTCCTGCTCAAGATGGGCACCTACGGGTTCGTCCGGATCGCGATGCCGATGCTGCCGGGGGCGTGGCGGGCGTGGGCCTGGGTGATCGTCGTCGTCGGCATCGTCTCCGTCGTCTACGGCGCCCTGGTCGCGCTAGCCCAGACCGACTTCAAGCGCATGGTCGCCTACACCTCGGTCAACCACATGGGCTACGTCGTGCTGGCCGTCGGCGCCGCCGGGATCGTCGCCGACGACACCGTGCAGGCGCGGTCCGTGGCGGTCACCGGTGCCGTCACCCAGATGGTCAGCCACGGCCTGGTCACCGCCGCCCTGTTCCTGATCGCCGGCGTGATGTGGGAGCGGGCCGGCACCTACGACATGGGCGCTTACGGCGGTCTGGCCGACCGTGCCCCCAGGCTCGCGGCGCTGTTCGCCGTCGGGGCGTTCGCCTCGCTCGGCCTGCCCGGCCTGTCCGGCTTCATCGCCGAGTTCCAGATCTTCACCGGCAGCATCGCCGCGGCACCGGTCACCGCGGTCGCGCTGCTGGGCATCCTCATCACCGCCGCCCTGTTCCTACGGGCGCTGCAACGCATCTTCACCGGCGCCACCCAGGGCGCCTCCGTCGGTTTCGGTGACCTGCGTCCCGCCGAGCTGTGGGCCATCGGGCCGCTGCTGGCACTCTCGCTGCTCATCGGGGTCCTCCCCCGCCTGCTGCTCGACGTGATCGAGCCCGCGGCGCAGGTCCTCGTCCAGCTCGTCGGGAGGTAG